One Nostoc sp. CENA543 genomic window, TTAAATATTTTAGGACAGGAACTCAACGGTGCAACTAAAGAGCAATTAGTCCAAATGCGCCGGAATTTTGGTTATATCACCCAATCTAGTAATTTACTCGATTTTTTAACAGTCCAGCAGAATATTCAGATGTCTTTGGAATTACAGCCGGATTTTTCTGTACAAGCGGCGCGGGCGAAAACAGTCGCTATTTTAGAGTCTGTGGGATTAAGGGAAAAAATCGATGTTTATCCTAAAAATCTGTCTGGGGGACAAAAACAACGGGTAGCGATCGCTTGTGCTTTGGTAACTCAACCCAGGTTGGTACTCGCTGATGAACCAACAGCCGCACTGGATAAATCATCAGGACGTAATGTTGTCGCTTTAATGCACCGTTTAGCTAAAGAACACAATAGTGCTGTTCTCATGGTGACTCATGATCACCGCATCTTGGATTTGGCTGATCGGATTGTGCATGTGGAAGATGGCCAACTCGGTTTAGCTTTAAACCAAGAACTGTCTTTGATGTTACCGGGTTTTGATGAAACTTTACTAGAAAAAGCCAACACTAAACCAACTGTGTTGACTTACGCATCCGAGGAAATCATTGTTCGCCAGGGGGAACCAGCGACGAAATTTTATATTCTGCTAGAAGGAGACGTAGAAGTTTTCCAAGATTTTCCCGATCAGCCGACTCGCCTGTTAAATCGGCTGAGTCGCGGAGATTATTTTGGGGAAGTTGGTTTACTGCGGGGTGGAAAACGTACAGCTACAGTGCGTGTCACCAAAAACTCAGAAGTGAAAGTGATGGTGATTGAGGAAGAATTATTTCAGTTGTTTGTGAATAACTCAGAGTTGACTAGTAATGATGTCGTGCGTCGTTTGCATCAACGGGTAATGACAAGTCATTTATCCAAAGCTTTACCTAATGTCGATCCATCAGAAATTGTGGCGATCGCTTCTCAATCTAAGGGAAGTCAATACAAAGCCAATTCTATTATTGTTCAACAAGGCGAATTTGGCGATCGCGTCTACTTGATATTAGAGGGAGAAGTAGAAATATCTGTGATTGATCAAGGGGAATCTAGAACAATTCAACTCAAATCAGGTGAATATTTTGGTAATTTACAACTTTCCGGTGGTCAAAATTATCCTGTTAATCTTCGAGCTATAGCCTGTACTGACGTTGAATTGATGGCAATTAATCGAGACAGTTTTTGTAATTTAATTTTAAAATCCAATACAAATTCCGATACCGTAGCCTCTGTACTCCACCACCAATTTCTCAACTTTTGATATCAATTTAGTAGAACAGGGTAAATAATTAAAGGTTTGTAGTGAGAACTTTAGTTCCCTCTAAGAGACGCTCCGCGAACAAAAAAGGACTAAAGTCCTTACTACGAACTGAATTCTAGTATTTTTACATTGCTTAATTATAGTTTGGTTTTTTCTATTCGTTCTACTTAATCTGAATTGATGCTCTAACTTGTAACTTATTCAGTGTTCTCACACGTTCACTGTCATCGGGACGCAGGCGAATTTTCACTTTCACGATTCTAACATCGGCTTTGGCGGTGGGATCATCATTAATGATTCCTGGCTGTTCAATTTGCAATCCAATTTGATCTACCTCTCCTTTAATTTCTCCAGTAAATCCACCATATTCACTGACAATTTTTGCTTCCTGACCGATTTTTACATAATGAATATCACTTTCGTAAACTTCAGCAATCACATACATTTGTTGTGTTTGTCCGATATCAACAATCCCTTTACTACTGACAACTTCACCGACTCTGGTATTGATATTTAAAATTTGCCCAGCTACAGGTGCTTTCACATAAAGAGATTCTAGGTCAACTTTTGCCTTTTCTAATTGAGATAAGGACTCATTTAATTCTGCTTTGGCGACTAAAATATCTGTGGGTTTGACATGATCTAAACTATCTAATGTAGCTTCAGCAGCTTTTACACGTTCCTCACCTGTACTAACTTGTTCACGGAGGTTAGCTTGGGCTTCTTGCAATTTTTGCTGCTCAATTTCCACTTGCAAACGTCTAGTTTCTGTATCAGAAACAGACACTGCTCCTTTATCCAACAAATCTTTGTAGCGTTGATAATTATCTTTAGCTTTGAGTAATTCCAGTTGTTGACGAGCAACTACAGATTGTTGTACCTTAACACCTTCAACTAATTGTGATTGTGTTTCTGCAACTTTTTGGCGTTGAGCTTCAATTTGTCCAGATTCTTCACCAGCTTGCACTTGAGCTAAACGCGATCGCGCTACATTTACTTTGGCTTTAGCATTTTCTACAGCCGCTTGATATTGACTCACATTATCCATAACTGCAATAATTTGGTCTGCACTCACTTGTTCACCTTCTTTTACCAACAGTTTCGCCAAACGTTGATTTGCGCCTGTCGCAGACAGGTGAATAATATCGCCTTGTGGTTCTAATCTGCCTAAAGCTGTAATACGAACTATAGACTGTTGATTATTTGATATTGCTGGTAAATTATTCTGACTGGTGTTTGTTGATTGCCTACGTAAATTCACAGCCCAGAGAATACCAATACTGCTAATAATAGACAAAATTAAAGTAATTGTCCTCAGACTAAATATCCATTTATTCTGACCAGATGCTATTTTAAACATGATTTTCACCAAGGAACTATTTGGTCATTTATGCCATTGTTTAAATAATCAAAGTAGTTTTTGGTATTAGACTGACTGCCATAAAATTTTTCATACAGGATATTATTCTCAGTCTTCCCGTAAACGTAGCTTCTCTAACAATTGTGATCATAATGTCTCCTACTCTCTGCCGTAATATGCGCTGGATTTTGGGCATTTGTAGACAGATATGAATGAGTCAAGAAATCAGCGATCGCAATATAAATATTAAATTTTTATTAAAAAATGTAAAATAAAGACAGTCACACAAAATTCATTCATCTAAAAATTTGGGGAATTTTGAATTATTAATTGTGAATATGTCATCTGCTTATCTCCTTGTATCCCACGGCAGTCGTGATCCTCGTCCTGAAATAGCTATGCAGCAACTAGCAAAACTGGTGGCTGAAAAACTGCAAATATCAGAAAAATTTGTGGGTATTGCGTGTTTAGAAGTTAGTCCCGAACCTTTACATCAGCAAATCCAAAACTTTGCCCAAAATGCCGTGTTTTTGGGATGTCGTCACCTGAAAATTGTGCCGATATTTCTGCTAGCAGGTGTCCATGTGATGACGGATATTCCGGCTGAGGTCGCACTAGCAAAACAGACTATCGGTGAAGATATCACAATTGACCTACAACCATATTTAGGCAGTCATCCCGATTTACAGAGGTTTTTTCAACAGCAAATCAATACTATTAAAGCCGACGCAGGAATTTTGTTAGCACATGGTAGCCGTCGTCCTGGTTCACAACAGCCAGTAGAAACTATGGCGGCGAATTTGGGTTTAGTTACCGCTTATTGGTCTGTCGCACCAACTTTAGAATCACGGGTACAAGAGTTAGTGAGTTTTGGCAAGCAAGCAATTGCCATTTTGCCATACTTTCTTTTCTCTGGGGGTATAACAGATGCGATCGCTCAAGCTGTTGACGAGTTAAAATTACAATTTCCTGGGGTGAACTTTTACCTAGCACCACCTCTAGGCGCGAGTGACGAATTAGCTATTTTGATTGAGGATTTAATTCACCCATGAACCGCACAGACAATGAAGCACAAAACAGTTTCGGCAAAGTTTACTTAGTCGGTGCGGGGCCAGGTGATCCTGGACTAATGACCCTCAAGGGTAAGAGTATTTTAGAATGTGCCGATGTCGTAATTTATGATGCCTTGGTGAGTCCGGCAATTTTAGCCATGATTAATCCCCAAGCGGAACAAATCAACGCTGGTAAGCGAAGGGGAAAACATTCACTGTTACAGGACGAAACCACCCAACTATTAATCGAGAAGGCACAGGAACACGCTATTATTGTACGTCTTAAAGGTGGCGATCCGTTTATTTTTGGTCGCGGTGGCGAAGAAATGGCTGATTTAGTCGCCGCAGGTATTCCTGTAGAAGTTGTGCCAGGAATTACATCTGGTATTGCTGCCCCAGCTTATGCAGGGATACCTTTAACCCACAGATTATATAGTTCTTCTGTGACTTTTGTGACTGGTCACGAAGCCGCAGGTAAGTATAAACCGAAAGTAGATTGGCAAGCGATCGCCCACGGTTCAGAAACCATCGTCATTTATATGGGAATTCACAATCTGTCTTACATCCTCGAAGAGTTGACCCAAGCGGGATTAAGTGCCGAAACACCCATTGCTTTAGTCCGTTGGGGGACGCGTCCCGAACAGGAAGAGTTAATTGGGGAATTGAGAAATATTGTGGAACTAGTGGAGAAAACCGGATTTGAAGCCCCTGCGATCGCTGTAATTGGCTCAGTAGTAAATCTGCACAGTATTTTATCAGAAAGCCGTCCCAGAAAGACGGAGCTTTAAACCCATTTTCTTGGTAAACTAAAACGCCACACATTTATCTTCTGTGCATTTTAGCTAAATAAAATTTCGGTCTAAAAGGTTGGGCAATGGTAGAAACAGCACTAAACATTACTTTAGAATCTGAGACAATTCTGATTCAGCAGTTGGAGTTAATAGATCAGAATAACCCACAAACTTGGCAGAATAAGCTGATTCTCGGTGATTGTTTAGATGTTTTACGCAAGTTGCCTTCTGCAAGTATTGATTTAATTGTCACTTCCCCTCCATATGCGGATAGTCGAAAAAAAACTTATGGAGGAATTGCGCCAGATGAATATACTGATTGGTTCCTCAAAAGAGCGTTAGAACTAAAAAGAGTTTTAAAACCTGAAGGTTCTTTCATTCTTAATATTAAAGAGAAGGTTGTTAATGGGGAAAGACATCCATACGTATTGCATTTAATTTTAGGAATGCAGAAACAGGGATGGTTATGGACTGAAGAATATATCTGGCATAAAAAAAATAGTTATCCTGGTAAGTGGTCTAATCGCTTTCGTGATTCTTGGGAACGTTGTTTACATTTTAATAAGCAAAAGAAATTTAAGATGAATCAGGAATCTGTTATGGTTCCTATGGGAGATTGGGCAAAATCTCGGCTCAAAAATTTAAGTGAGACTGACAAAAGACGCGATAATTCTAAAGTTGAAAGTGGATTTGGTAAGAATATATCTAATTGGTTGGAGCGTAAAATGGCCTATCCAACCAATGTTTTACATTTAGCAACTGAATGCGGCAATAAAAATCATAGTGCCGCTTTCCCTAAAGCTCTACCTTCATGGTTCATCAAATTATTTACTGATGTAGATGATGTAGTCCTTGATCCGTTTGCTGGTTCAGGCACGTCTTGTATATCTGCTAAAGAATTGGGTAGAAATTATGTAGGAATTGAGATTAAAAAAGAGTATTGTGAACTGGCAGCAATGAATATCACAGCAATAGTTATGAATACTCAACTTATGACAAACCGTCATCAGTACCATGAGGAGTTAAATGTGGCAGACCAAAATTATCAGATTTATCATGATTACTTAATTCAGCACGTCCTTACACCTTTCTATGATAAAAGATTTGAGAAATTGAGAAATTTAAAGCTTAAAAATGTTCTCAAACGTAAAAATCCTTATTTATTTAAAGCAAAAAATATTGAGCGCGCCCAAGATTTTGTTGATAGCATCATTACTGCATTTCTTTCATCACAAGAAGAAACAATTTTTGGGAATTTGTTGGAAGGATTTGCTATATATATCTCTGAATCTTTATATGGTGGTTTTAAGTCGAAACTCAACAGTGTTGATCTAGAGTTTGAGCGAAATGGAACATATTATATTGTAGGGATTAAATCTGGGACTAGTTGGGGCAATTCCGACCAGATTAGTTAAGATGAAAGATAATTTTAAAAAAGCCCGACAGTCATTGAGAAATAAAGGTATTACAAGTAATATCATAGCCGTTAACAGTTGTATGTATGGCAAGGATAGTAGCCCTTTTAAGGAAGATGTGGATACAGATAAAACATACTTAAAGTATGCGGGACAAGAGTTTTGGGAATTTATTTCAGAAGATGCCAACCTTTATCAAGAAATTATTGTTCCTATTGGAGAGGAAGCCAAGAAAAAAGATGAAATTTTTAAGTCTACTCTTGATGCAAAAGTTAATGAAATGACTTTTGAATTTATACAGTATTTTACTACAAATGGTCGTATTGATTGGATTAAACTATTTGATTATGTTTCTAAAAAAGGCGATGTCAAATTAGAAGCAATATCTCAACAGATGACATTAGAATTAGAAGATAGAGATGCAGATTTAGAAGAAACTCTAGATTTAGCAGATGCACTAGATGTTGAGGAATAGAACACAAGAGGTTTCAATCAGCGTTGAGTACCGACCAACAATTGAGCGACCATCTCAGCACGAGATGAAACTTCCAGTTTACGGAACATTCGTTTTAAAGCTTGCTTTACAGAATTTTCCGTAATCCACAGTTCCGCCCCAATTTGAGCATTAGTTCGCCCTTGTGCTACTAATTGAGCAATTTGCATTTCACGGGGTGTTAATTGACGAGTGTTAGATTGTTGGTATACTAATTTACTTGGATTTAAATTTAGGGATCTTACCGTTGCCACCCAAGTCGATAAATGCAGACATAGCGCGCTCACATCCAGCAAGTTCTGTGTATCAAATGCAGGCATCCCAATGGCACGGGTAAAACCAATCACACCCACTAATTGACCTTGATTGACAATCGGCCCCACTAGAACGTGCCAATGATCAGCCCGTGGACAAATTAACTGCCATGCTTTCGGTGAAATTACTAAAGCCTCGTGAACAGGAGTATGTCTTTCTACTAAATAACGCACAACGGGATTACGTTTAGTAGATAAAGCAAACTGCATCACCTTTTGCAACCTGCTATCCAGCAAAGGGAGTTCCTCTAGAAAAAATAATCCTGAGCGTTTAGCCGCAAAATAATCACTCAATTCGGGGAAAAGCAGTGATTTTAATTCCTGTTCGTTTTTGGCGTGGATGATCCCTTGAAACAAAGATTGTAAGTTCGCCATGATTCACAAAGTGTACTCGTTCGAGGACTAGGCTGAGTCAGGAAATGAGCCTAATTTTAACTGTGGACAGGAAATTATTTGAAAATTTACTGTCACACTTTAACATTTTGAGAAAAATCATGTCCCAGTACGCTCATCCTGAAGTTGTAGTAGATACCGAATGGCTAGAAAATCATCTCCATGATCCCAATCTTCGCATTGTAGAAGTTGATACCAGTCCAGAACTATACAAAAATGCTCACATTCCTGGGGCTGTATTTTGGCATATTTTCACAGATATATTATTACCGGATTTGAGTATAAATTTAGATGCGATCGCCTTTGCCAACTTGATGTCGCGTTCTGGTATCACTAAGGATACAACAGTGATTGCCTATGGTAGTTACCCAGGAACAGGAGGTTGGATTTTTTGGCTATTAAAATTATTTGGACACAATCATGTCAAAGTTCTCAATGGTGGATATCAAAAATGGAAATCAGAAAATCGTCCCCTGTCCCCAGAATTATCGACCTTTTCATCAGTTCCCTACGAAGCTCAAACGCCTGATCCTCAGTTACGAGTATTGCATACAGAAGTTCAAGCTTCTATGAATAGAAAAAATACCATCCTATTGGATGTCCGCACGCCTCAAGAATACAGTGGTGAATGGTTTTTCAATCAACCCCCAAAAAAGAATGAACGTGCTGGACATATTCCTGGCGCAGTTAATATTGAACACATTCTGACTTTAAATGAGGATGGCACTTTCAAATCATTGCCTGAATTGAAAAGTCTTTATGAAAGTCAAGACATCACATCTGATCAGGAAATATTTCCCTATTGTGCTATTGGTGGGCGTTCTGGATACATCTGGTTCGTCTTAAAGTATTTACTCGGCTATCCCCAAGTTCGCAACTATGACGGTTCCTGGAATCAATGGAGTCGTCTTTCCAATGTTTAGAAATCTAAGGGTTAATACCAATTCACAATGGGCTAACGCCTCGCTTCTCTACGAGACGCTACCGCGTAGCTTGCTTCCACGGAGTGGTACGCTAACGCAATTAAAAAACTGAGATGCAGCAAAACTATGGTCAACTCTCCTCTTGTGAGTACCCCGAATGATTATCTTCTGTGCTTAGTATAGAGGCAAAAAAACTTGTAAAGTTGTACCCTCTTTAAAGGTGCTATTAATTCTCACCTTGCCTCCGTGGGATTGAACTATTTGTTGGACTATAGCTAAACCCAAACCAAATCCCCCTGTTTTACGAGAGCGTTTTTTATCTACTCGATAAAAACGTTCAAAAATGTATGGTAAATCAGTTTCAGGAATACCAATGCCGTTATCTACAATTTGAATTACAGCCCAATGTGATTGAGTAAATAACTGTAAATAAACTTGACCACCAGCATGAGTATATTTACAAGCATTACTCAGTAAGTTGATAACTGCCTGCCGGAGCAAGTTAGCATCACCCAACACAGTTATACTATTACTTGGCAGTTTGGCAACAAGACTCAAATGTTGTGCATCTGGTTGATTAGCATAATCATCTGTTATCTGTGCAAGTAATTGATTTAGGTCGATTTTGTGTAAAAATTCTGTAGGTAAGTGACCTTGATAACGTGCTAAAAATAGTAAATCATTTACCAAAGCACTCATTGATTTGGCAATATCAAAAATCTTTTGGAAACGCTGACGTTGTCCCTCTAAATCAGCCGATTTAGACAGCAAGCCGTACTGAGCATTATTAATAATTGCTGTCAAAGGCGATCGCAATTCATGAGAAGCATCAGCTGTAAATCTTTGCAGATAATCGTAACTATGGCGAATTGGTTGCATTGCTAGTCCTCCCAACCACCAACCAGTCAAAGCAACTACAGCTAAAGTAATAGGCACAGCAATAGCCAAAACTAGCCGAAATTCCGCTAAAGTATTTTCCATAGCGGTCATCGGCATTCTTGCTTGTAAATAACCGATTAATAAACCATGCTGGTAAACTGGCAATGTCACCTGACGCAACCAGACTTGACTATCGGTCTTGATAGTATCAAATCCACCGGACACTAACAGGCGATCGCTCTTAACTTTACCGAAAAATTGTACCAGTTGCTTTTGGCGATCGTACCAACCTGCATACACCAATTCACTATCCGGCAATGGTTGTACCATACTTCCTAACAATGGTACGTGTTCTAAGTCTAGTTGTTGTTGACCATCGTGCATTTCCAACTTAACACTTGCTACCATCACACTGGCTTTTTTATAAAGTAATCGATCCAGTCCTTCCAACTCATCTACAACTTTTAAATAGTAAACTACTGCCGCAAACACAACTAAAATACTCCCCATTGCTAGGGTGAACCAACTTGCGAGATTGCGACGGCTACGATTAAACATAAGTAAGTCGATATAAATATTGATCATTAGGATAAAGCAGAAGGCAGGAAGCTAATCAATTCAAAATTCAAAATTCAAAATTAAATAATTGCTTACTCCCCACTCCCCACATTCAGCACGGGCTAAACGCCCCGCTTCCGCTAACAGCACCCAGCACCGGCTAAACGCCGCGCTAACACTAACAGGACTCACTACTCACCACTCAATACTCACCACTCATATATTTCTGGTTTCAAACGATAACCCATACCATATACTGTCCTAATCCAGTCTCCTGCACCTAATATCTGCAAACGGTGTCGTAACTTGCGTACTAGAACAGTTAAGGCATTGCTTTCTGGCTCCGTACCGCACTCCCATAAAGCTTCTTCCAGTTGATTACGAGTCAAAACTTGATTAGGGTGACGCATCAAGTATTCTAGCAATTGTGCTTCACGGGGAGATAATTCTACTTTTACCTGATTCCGTTCTATGCTTAATTCAGCTAAATGTAACTGTAAATCTGCGATTCGTAAGCTATCCCCCTGCCAATTAGGGACTCTGCGTCCCAAAGCACGTACTCGTGCCAAAAGTTCCACTAAATCAGCAGGTTTAACTAGATAATCATCTGCTCCTGCATCTAAACCCATAACTTTGTCGGGTGTAGTATCTTTCGCAGTTAACATCAATACTGGTGCCGTCTTACCTGAGAGACGATATTGACGACATAAACTCAAGCCACTGATTGTTGGTAACATCCAGTCAATAATTAATAAATCGTAATCTTTTTGCGAAATCAACCACTGGGCTATTTCACCATCTTCCGCAGCATCAACAGTATATCCAGCCTCAGACAAAATACCTTGTAGTGGTTCTAATTGTTCAAAGTCATCTTCTACTAATAAAATTTGCATAAAACTTTCTCGCTGACAGCCTTGTAATCAAGTCACTAAACCTCTTTTAAAATTAGAAAGGCTAACTAGCTTTATGTCTTCTATCTAATTTGAGATTTTAATTTTCAAACTTTGACGGTAAGGTATAAAGTATACCTGCCAATGGGTATAGTCATCTGATTGTATTTATGACCAATTTACGTACACAAATTTTGATATTTTTTATAGCTTTATTACTAGTAGGGACTGGCTTTTGGTATGGTGGACATTTACTCACAAAGCAGTTATTAAGCTTTTCCTACAGAACAATAGATAAATTGCAAGTTGATACATTTCCGCAAGTCTTAATCACCCTAGATTTTAAAATAGTTGATTTGAAGATAGATGCCAAAGAAAAGTTTACTCAAGTTGAGATAAAAACAACAGATTCGATGCTGAAACGATTAGAATTAGAAATTTCCAACTCTCAATTTTCAAAACTAGCGATCGCAAAAGCAATAGGATTGGAAGATCCAGTTAAAAAACTAGAAATAAATCAACAAGTACAGGTAAAAATACCCTTGGATTTGACGGCAATCAAAACCAGGATTCAAAAAGAACAAGGACTGAGTTTGATTGAGGTGAGAACCGCTAACCATGCCGTGAAAAAGCTGAATTTTGTACTACCTATTACGGAACTTAAAATACTAGAATCAGCAATTGCTCAGTTACTTAATTTGTCTTTAGAAGATGTCAGAAAACTGACTAGTTATCAAGTTAAAGATTCATCTTATTTTCCTCATGAGAAGCTATCTCACTCCAGACACATACCATATAATTAGCAAGCTCAAATAGATGATGATTCTATTTCCAACGTAAATCAATTGATACAAGTCATATTCGTGGTAACGCATAGTCAGTTTGTCGAATAGTAGTAGCACATCCACTCTGAGATATAGAAATCAATACTATTCGGAGTATAAGTGATCATACTGCTGTCGGAACAGATTGTGATCAGCATTCTTATGCTCACTTTCTGTTCACATTCATTTTATAAATTTAACATCAATGTAATTGAAACTGAATAAATCCTCAATAGATTATTAGTTAATAGTTGCGATTTTATATAAAAAGTCAACGAAATATGGATGAGTAGAGGCTATAAGAGGCAAATAGTATGTCAGTCAATGGAATCTTGAAAGAATATATAATAGAGAAGTCTAATTCTCATTTAGAATTGAGTGAAATAAAGTTGTCTCAATTAAATTCAATTGTAAATAATAATGATGCTGAAAAAACAAGTTTAGAGACAACAGTTGATGCAAAAAATCCATATCCTAGCCTAATTAGCACTATTATTTTTTTATCGACAATGAGTAGTATAGTGATTTTTCACAAAATTAAGCTGTATCATCAGGCTCAAAAACTCAAAAGTTTAGATAGTTCTCCTTGTAAGAAATGCCGTTTCTTTGCAGACA contains:
- a CDS encoding cyclic nucleotide-binding domain-containing protein, producing MLNQTVISIQNLNHFFGEAALKKQILFDINLTIKAKEFVILTGPSGSGKSTLLSLIGCLRSVQQGSLNILGQELNGATKEQLVQMRRNFGYITQSSNLLDFLTVQQNIQMSLELQPDFSVQAARAKTVAILESVGLREKIDVYPKNLSGGQKQRVAIACALVTQPRLVLADEPTAALDKSSGRNVVALMHRLAKEHNSAVLMVTHDHRILDLADRIVHVEDGQLGLALNQELSLMLPGFDETLLEKANTKPTVLTYASEEIIVRQGEPATKFYILLEGDVEVFQDFPDQPTRLLNRLSRGDYFGEVGLLRGGKRTATVRVTKNSEVKVMVIEEELFQLFVNNSELTSNDVVRRLHQRVMTSHLSKALPNVDPSEIVAIASQSKGSQYKANSIIVQQGEFGDRVYLILEGEVEISVIDQGESRTIQLKSGEYFGNLQLSGGQNYPVNLRAIACTDVELMAINRDSFCNLILKSNTNSDTVASVLHHQFLNF
- a CDS encoding efflux RND transporter periplasmic adaptor subunit; translated protein: MFKIASGQNKWIFSLRTITLILSIISSIGILWAVNLRRQSTNTSQNNLPAISNNQQSIVRITALGRLEPQGDIIHLSATGANQRLAKLLVKEGEQVSADQIIAVMDNVSQYQAAVENAKAKVNVARSRLAQVQAGEESGQIEAQRQKVAETQSQLVEGVKVQQSVVARQQLELLKAKDNYQRYKDLLDKGAVSVSDTETRRLQVEIEQQKLQEAQANLREQVSTGEERVKAAEATLDSLDHVKPTDILVAKAELNESLSQLEKAKVDLESLYVKAPVAGQILNINTRVGEVVSSKGIVDIGQTQQMYVIAEVYESDIHYVKIGQEAKIVSEYGGFTGEIKGEVDQIGLQIEQPGIINDDPTAKADVRIVKVKIRLRPDDSERVRTLNKLQVRASIQIK
- a CDS encoding sirohydrochlorin chelatase: MSSAYLLVSHGSRDPRPEIAMQQLAKLVAEKLQISEKFVGIACLEVSPEPLHQQIQNFAQNAVFLGCRHLKIVPIFLLAGVHVMTDIPAEVALAKQTIGEDITIDLQPYLGSHPDLQRFFQQQINTIKADAGILLAHGSRRPGSQQPVETMAANLGLVTAYWSVAPTLESRVQELVSFGKQAIAILPYFLFSGGITDAIAQAVDELKLQFPGVNFYLAPPLGASDELAILIEDLIHP
- the cobA gene encoding uroporphyrinogen-III C-methyltransferase; this translates as MNRTDNEAQNSFGKVYLVGAGPGDPGLMTLKGKSILECADVVIYDALVSPAILAMINPQAEQINAGKRRGKHSLLQDETTQLLIEKAQEHAIIVRLKGGDPFIFGRGGEEMADLVAAGIPVEVVPGITSGIAAPAYAGIPLTHRLYSSSVTFVTGHEAAGKYKPKVDWQAIAHGSETIVIYMGIHNLSYILEELTQAGLSAETPIALVRWGTRPEQEELIGELRNIVELVEKTGFEAPAIAVIGSVVNLHSILSESRPRKTEL
- a CDS encoding PmeII family type II restriction endonuclease; this encodes MVETALNITLESETILIQQLELIDQNNPQTWQNKLILGDCLDVLRKLPSASIDLIVTSPPYADSRKKTYGGIAPDEYTDWFLKRALELKRVLKPEGSFILNIKEKVVNGERHPYVLHLILGMQKQGWLWTEEYIWHKKNSYPGKWSNRFRDSWERCLHFNKQKKFKMNQESVMVPMGDWAKSRLKNLSETDKRRDNSKVESGFGKNISNWLERKMAYPTNVLHLATECGNKNHSAAFPKALPSWFIKLFTDVDDVVLDPFAGSGTSCISAKELGRNYVGIEIKKEYCELAAMNITAIVMNTQLMTNRHQYHEELNVADQNYQIYHDYLIQHVLTPFYDKRFEKLRNLKLKNVLKRKNPYLFKAKNIERAQDFVDSIITAFLSSQEETIFGNLLEGFAIYISESLYGGFKSKLNSVDLEFERNGTYYIVGIKSGTSWGNSDQIS
- a CDS encoding PmeII family type II restriction endonuclease → MKDNFKKARQSLRNKGITSNIIAVNSCMYGKDSSPFKEDVDTDKTYLKYAGQEFWEFISEDANLYQEIIVPIGEEAKKKDEIFKSTLDAKVNEMTFEFIQYFTTNGRIDWIKLFDYVSKKGDVKLEAISQQMTLELEDRDADLEETLDLADALDVEE
- a CDS encoding helix-turn-helix transcriptional regulator is translated as MANLQSLFQGIIHAKNEQELKSLLFPELSDYFAAKRSGLFFLEELPLLDSRLQKVMQFALSTKRNPVVRYLVERHTPVHEALVISPKAWQLICPRADHWHVLVGPIVNQGQLVGVIGFTRAIGMPAFDTQNLLDVSALCLHLSTWVATVRSLNLNPSKLVYQQSNTRQLTPREMQIAQLVAQGRTNAQIGAELWITENSVKQALKRMFRKLEVSSRAEMVAQLLVGTQR
- a CDS encoding sulfurtransferase, with translation MSQYAHPEVVVDTEWLENHLHDPNLRIVEVDTSPELYKNAHIPGAVFWHIFTDILLPDLSINLDAIAFANLMSRSGITKDTTVIAYGSYPGTGGWIFWLLKLFGHNHVKVLNGGYQKWKSENRPLSPELSTFSSVPYEAQTPDPQLRVLHTEVQASMNRKNTILLDVRTPQEYSGEWFFNQPPKKNERAGHIPGAVNIEHILTLNEDGTFKSLPELKSLYESQDITSDQEIFPYCAIGGRSGYIWFVLKYLLGYPQVRNYDGSWNQWSRLSNV
- a CDS encoding cell wall metabolism sensor histidine kinase WalK, yielding MFNRSRRNLASWFTLAMGSILVVFAAVVYYLKVVDELEGLDRLLYKKASVMVASVKLEMHDGQQQLDLEHVPLLGSMVQPLPDSELVYAGWYDRQKQLVQFFGKVKSDRLLVSGGFDTIKTDSQVWLRQVTLPVYQHGLLIGYLQARMPMTAMENTLAEFRLVLAIAVPITLAVVALTGWWLGGLAMQPIRHSYDYLQRFTADASHELRSPLTAIINNAQYGLLSKSADLEGQRQRFQKIFDIAKSMSALVNDLLFLARYQGHLPTEFLHKIDLNQLLAQITDDYANQPDAQHLSLVAKLPSNSITVLGDANLLRQAVINLLSNACKYTHAGGQVYLQLFTQSHWAVIQIVDNGIGIPETDLPYIFERFYRVDKKRSRKTGGFGLGLAIVQQIVQSHGGKVRINSTFKEGTTLQVFLPLY
- a CDS encoding response regulator transcription factor, coding for MQILLVEDDFEQLEPLQGILSEAGYTVDAAEDGEIAQWLISQKDYDLLIIDWMLPTISGLSLCRQYRLSGKTAPVLMLTAKDTTPDKVMGLDAGADDYLVKPADLVELLARVRALGRRVPNWQGDSLRIADLQLHLAELSIERNQVKVELSPREAQLLEYLMRHPNQVLTRNQLEEALWECGTEPESNALTVLVRKLRHRLQILGAGDWIRTVYGMGYRLKPEIYEW